A region of the Orenia marismortui DSM 5156 genome:
ACAGATCTATCTTCACCTTTAAATACTATTATAACAATTTAATTTTAGACAAATCTACTTTCCTTTCATCATCAAACAATTCTTCAGCTACATGAACCCTCTCCACTTTGCCAATAAACATTTCATGAGATCCAGTCAAGATAGAATCTACTACTCTACATTCAATATTAACAGGAAAATCAACTAAAAGTGGAACATTAACCTCTATTCCATCTTTCACTTCTAAATTCAAATTTTTAATTTTATTCTCATCTCTACCACTATGACTACCTAGATAATAATATTCTTTTTCTAACTCTTTGGGAACCAAATTAACTACAAAAACTCCTGTTTCCTTAACTATACTATAAGAGTAACGGGAAGGAACAATCCCCACCATAAGCATTGGTGGATCATAACTACAATTACCTGCATATGCTACAGCTAAAGCATTATCTTTTCCTTTTTGATCACGACAAGATACTATTAAATTAGGTCTAGGCTGTATACAATTCTTCAAAGTTTCTAACTCTTTTTTCATTATTTCTCCTCCAATATATTAAAAGATAAATTCTTTCCCAACTTGTCCTACTTTCACTTTATCCCTAAACTTCTCAGTCATTGCCTTCATAGCTTTAAATCCAGTACAATGTAAAGGTACAATCAATTCAAAATCTAAGTGATCTAAATAGTCAACAATCTCATTAATTCGCTTTTGACTAACATTAATTAAATGCATCCCACCAAGAATAGCATGAATCTTTTGACCATTAGTAACTCTTTTAATCTGCTCTAAAGTATTAATTACTCCAGCATGGGTACAAGCTAATAAAACTACTAAACCCCGATCAGTTTCAATAAATACTGCCTGCTCATCACTAAAGTCATCCTGTTCAACCTTTCCTAAGAACTCTTTTCTAAAACTTTTAGAAATTATTTCTCTATTATTTCTTCTTTTAATCTCACCAGTTAACCATAATCCTTCAACAATCTCTGTAGCCTCTTCAATAGAATTAAAATTTTTAATCTCTTCTCTGTTTATATTTAAACCTCGTAAGACTAAATCATCTCCCTTTTTGGAGTATTTAACCCTAAATGATTCTGGATGAGCATAAACTTCAAGTTCAGGATTTAAAGTTAAAATATCTTTTAATCCATTTCCATGATCATAATGACCATGACTTAATATAACCCCATCTATATCAGAAACTTCAATACCTAAAGCCTTGATGTTATGCATTAAAGCTAAACCTTGACCTGTATCAAATAAATAATTTTTCCCTTGATAACTAATTAAAAAGGAAAGTCCGTGTTCAGCTAATAAATTCTCTTTTGCTACCCTATTCTCTACTAAAATCTTAACCTTGATACTCTCTGAACTCAATCTAATCGCTCCTTTTGCTTTTTAAATCTAAATACTAAATCCCCTTCATTAACATCTAGTATTCGAGCAACCAAATTACATTTTGCTTTTAATAAGAAGAAGATAGGTGCTGAAACTGATGATAATCCTTCTAAATTTCCTTGACCTTTACTAATTATTATATCTGCTTGTTGATAAGCTAACCTAAATTCTTGAGTAGTATTATTAAGTATTGTACCTGGTGTTTTACAACCACTAGATATTAATTTACTTATCTGATCAAGACCAATCTCTTTGGCTTCTTTAATGCTTACATCATTTAAAACAGGTACTTCTCGAGTAGCATAAGTAATCTCAACCCCAAACTTATTTAACTCCTTTATTAATAATTTATCAAAGATAGCTTCCCCAGCATTATCGCCAATAATTAAGACCTTAGCCTCAGACTTTAATTTTTCTTTGAATAATTCAAAATCACTTTGAACAAATCCATTTTCTAAGGCATCTTCAATCTGATCTTTGATATTAACCTTAGAAAAAAGCCCAGCATCAATAGAATTACCTGTAGCAGCCATAATTAAAGCTCCTTGCAAAGAATCTGTAGCATCTTTAATTATTTTCTTTACTTTAGGATATAAGTTTAAAGCTAGTTTCATATGTTCTTCTTTAAATTTCTGATATGGATCAGCTACCCCAGTCTTCTCCTTAATAATCTGATGTACCTTCCCCACAATAGCAGGTGCTTTCTCCTTAGAATCAAGCTTAGGTATTAGTTGGGCATATTCATTCAAAATTTCTCTAATTAGAGCTTCATCTTCTGTTGCCATTCTACTTCCTTCTAAGGTTTGTCTAAAAATACAAGGTAAGCAATCCAATCTTAACTCCATAATTTACTCCTCTCAAAATTTAAATTACTCTATCAATAAATAAAACCCCTTTAAGATGATCAATCTCATGTTGAAAAGCTCGGGATAACAAGCCTTTACCTTCTAATTCAATTTTTTCTCCAAACCTATTTAAAGCTCTTACCTTAACTTTATAATTTCTCTCTACTTTTCCGGTTTGATTAGGGATACTTAAACAACCTTCTTGATCTATAAAAGTCTTCTTTGATTTCTCAATAATTTTAGGATTGATTAATTCAATTATTCCTTGCCCAATATCAATAACAACTATTTGCTTACTAATTCCCACCTGAGGAGCAGCTAATCCTACTCCATCTGCTTGATACATTTTTTGCCATTCTATATAATAAATCTCTAATCTTGCCGTTAACCTCTATTATCTCTTTAGCTTCAGTTCTTAAAACTGGATCTCCTAATTTTCTGATTTTCAAAGATATCATTTTTAATAACCCTCCTCATTTTATTCATTAGATATCATTTTCCAAATTTGTGGCTTTTCTCGCTGTAAAGAAAAAGGTTTAAAATCTTTATTAACAAAAGACTGTTTAGTACTTCCTGCCACTAATAATTCTTCACCTTTTTTAATTTCAT
Encoded here:
- a CDS encoding MBL fold metallo-hydrolase is translated as MSSESIKVKILVENRVAKENLLAEHGLSFLISYQGKNYLFDTGQGLALMHNIKALGIEVSDIDGVILSHGHYDHGNGLKDILTLNPELEVYAHPESFRVKYSKKGDDLVLRGLNINREEIKNFNSIEEATEIVEGLWLTGEIKRRNNREIISKSFRKEFLGKVEQDDFSDEQAVFIETDRGLVVLLACTHAGVINTLEQIKRVTNGQKIHAILGGMHLINVSQKRINEIVDYLDHLDFELIVPLHCTGFKAMKAMTEKFRDKVKVGQVGKEFIF
- a CDS encoding flavin reductase family protein, yielding MKKELETLKNCIQPRPNLIVSCRDQKGKDNALAVAYAGNCSYDPPMLMVGIVPSRYSYSIVKETGVFVVNLVPKELEKEYYYLGSHSGRDENKIKNLNLEVKDGIEVNVPLLVDFPVNIECRVVDSILTGSHEMFIGKVERVHVAEELFDDERKVDLSKIKLL
- a CDS encoding damage-control phosphatase ARMT1 family protein gives rise to the protein MELRLDCLPCIFRQTLEGSRMATEDEALIREILNEYAQLIPKLDSKEKAPAIVGKVHQIIKEKTGVADPYQKFKEEHMKLALNLYPKVKKIIKDATDSLQGALIMAATGNSIDAGLFSKVNIKDQIEDALENGFVQSDFELFKEKLKSEAKVLIIGDNAGEAIFDKLLIKELNKFGVEITYATREVPVLNDVSIKEAKEIGLDQISKLISSGCKTPGTILNNTTQEFRLAYQQADIIISKGQGNLEGLSSVSAPIFFLLKAKCNLVARILDVNEGDLVFRFKKQKERLD